One genomic segment of Deltaproteobacteria bacterium includes these proteins:
- a CDS encoding DUF1059 domain-containing protein, whose product MARKYIDCRDYPGDIKCTVALSADTEEELIEAVVHHGTTVHGYQDTPEFRKIIREGMKEGTPPA is encoded by the coding sequence ATGGCACGGAAATATATCGATTGCCGCGATTATCCCGGGGACATTAAATGTACCGTGGCGCTTTCTGCCGACACGGAAGAGGAGCTCATCGAAGCTGTTGTTCATCACGGAACAACGGTTCACGGCTACCAGGACACACCCGAGTTCCGCAAAATAATTCGCGAAGGGATGAAGGAAGGAACCCCTCCCGCCTAA